Proteins encoded in a region of the Marinococcus sp. PL1-022 genome:
- the nusA gene encoding transcription termination factor NusA, with product MNADFMEALDVLENDKGIDKEIVLEAIEAALISAYKRNFNQAQNVRVDVNRDTGSIHVFARKEVVEEVFDPRLEISQEEAQAISPSYELDDVVEMEVTPKNFGRIAAQTAKQVVTQRVREAERGIIYSDFIDREEDIMTGIVQRQDHRFIYVDLGKVEALLPQSEQMQNETYNHNDRLKAYITKVEKTTKGPQIVISRTHPGLLKRLFELEVPEIYDGTVEIISVAREAGDRSKISVFADDPEVDPVGSCVGPNGQRVQTIVKELKGEKIDIVQWSDNPVEYVANSLSPAKALDVQVNEEEKSTLVVVPDYQLSLAIGKRGQNARLAAKLTGWKIDIKSETEAEELGIFSPEDAEEIPVTSTSIDLDTEDL from the coding sequence ATGAATGCAGACTTTATGGAAGCATTGGACGTACTGGAAAATGACAAGGGAATCGATAAGGAAATAGTGCTCGAAGCCATCGAAGCCGCGTTGATTTCCGCCTACAAGCGAAACTTCAACCAGGCGCAGAATGTCCGGGTGGACGTCAACCGTGATACCGGATCGATTCACGTATTTGCCCGCAAAGAAGTGGTCGAAGAGGTATTCGATCCGCGGCTTGAAATCTCTCAGGAGGAAGCGCAGGCGATCAGCCCGTCGTACGAGCTGGACGACGTCGTGGAAATGGAAGTGACCCCGAAAAACTTCGGGCGCATCGCTGCCCAGACGGCGAAGCAGGTTGTGACCCAGCGCGTGCGCGAAGCCGAGCGCGGCATCATCTATTCCGATTTTATCGACCGCGAAGAGGATATTATGACCGGCATCGTGCAGCGTCAGGACCACCGCTTTATCTACGTGGACCTCGGGAAAGTAGAAGCGCTGCTGCCGCAGAGCGAGCAGATGCAAAATGAAACGTACAACCATAATGACCGCCTGAAAGCGTACATCACCAAAGTGGAAAAAACGACCAAGGGACCGCAGATTGTTATTTCCCGTACGCACCCGGGTCTTTTGAAGCGGCTGTTTGAGCTTGAGGTGCCGGAGATTTATGACGGCACGGTGGAAATTATTTCAGTGGCACGGGAAGCGGGCGACCGCTCGAAAATCTCAGTGTTTGCGGACGATCCGGAAGTGGACCCGGTCGGCTCCTGCGTCGGTCCGAACGGCCAGCGCGTGCAGACGATCGTGAAAGAGCTGAAGGGCGAAAAAATCGACATCGTGCAGTGGTCGGATAATCCGGTGGAGTACGTCGCCAACTCATTGAGCCCGGCAAAAGCCCTCGATGTTCAGGTGAACGAAGAGGAAAAAAGCACGCTTGTCGTGGTACCGGACTACCAGCTTTCCCTTGCTATCGGCAAGCGCGGACAGAACGCCCGCCTGGCCGCCAAGCTCACCGGCTGGAAGATCGACATTAAAAGTGAAACTGAAGCTGAAGAGCTCGGAATCTTTTCGCCGGAGGATGCAGAAGAAATTCCGGTGACAAGCACAAGCATTGATTTAGATACAGAAGATTTGTAA
- the rimP gene encoding ribosome maturation factor RimP has translation MKESIKDIAARLARPIAEELDLELVDTEYKKEGKNWYLRVFVDSPSGVHLEDCGRVSERLSEQLDEMDPVQEAYYLEVSSPGAERPLNNEADIRRSVGKNVYVTTYEPVEGEKAFEGKLSDFKDGELLITTKQKQRERTVHIPYSKVAKARLAIIF, from the coding sequence ATGAAAGAAAGTATTAAAGACATCGCAGCACGTCTGGCGCGGCCGATTGCTGAAGAACTGGACCTGGAACTTGTGGATACGGAATATAAAAAAGAAGGAAAAAACTGGTACCTTCGGGTATTTGTGGACAGCCCCTCCGGTGTGCATCTTGAAGACTGTGGACGGGTGAGCGAACGGCTGAGCGAACAGCTCGACGAGATGGACCCTGTCCAGGAGGCTTATTATCTGGAGGTTTCTTCGCCGGGCGCGGAACGGCCGCTGAATAACGAAGCGGATATCCGCCGTTCAGTCGGAAAAAACGTGTACGTGACCACGTATGAACCCGTTGAAGGAGAAAAAGCGTTCGAAGGAAAGCTGAGTGACTTCAAAGACGGTGAGCTTTTGATTACCACCAAACAGAAGCAGAGGGAACGCACGGTGCATATACCGTACAGCAAAGTAGCTAAAGCAAGGCTCGCCATCATTTTTTAA
- a CDS encoding PolC-type DNA polymerase III, with the protein MIKERRSEARNVQTDRHIQQERFELLLEQIGMPEEETNRYFTEGRLEKLVIHKEQKQWHFHLTLAAPLPFTVYAMLKEKLQSAFESIADIDFTLHYEEGTTVPVDAVPDYWPLIMQKLESYDSHLRMRLNGGAPFLREGELIFPCKSDIEMNSLGPKLQQTMDDVLPLFGLPAATFTMEAKTSDEEKEQFEEKKKQEEHSKVIEAMMERKKKESEADSKRASQSIQIGYPIKDEAVPLKDIREEERRITVEGYIFEAETKELRSGRTLLTFKITDYTDSIMIKMFSKDKEQVPLLEAVKKGIWVKARGGVQDDTFVRDLVMIANDVIQVQGASKTDDAEEKRVELHAHTNMSQMDATVSAGEYVARAAEWGHPAVTITDHGVVQSFPEAYNAGKKHDIKVLYGMEANLVDDGVPIAYNEADVDLETGTYVVFDVETTGLSVVYDSIIELAAVKVKDGEIIDRFERFSNPHEKLTDTIINLTGITDDMLVDAPEIEPVLEDFYAFSKDSVLVAHNASFDMGFLREGYKKIGKTADMPVIDTLEFGRFLYPNLKNHRLNTLCKTFDIELVSHHRAIYDAEATGYLLWKMMKDALAQDITNHKQLNDNMGQSGFHRLRPSHCTLIAQTQEGLKNLYHLVTLSHLEYFFRTPRIPRSKLQKYREGILVGSACDKGEVFETMMQKSEDEAKKAAEFYDYLEVQPPENYAHLVEKELLKSYDDVKDVIQKIIRTGDELNLPVVATGNAHYMDEHDYSYRQILIASQGGANPLNNQTLPQVHFRTTGEMLSCFDFLDDRTAEKIVVENTQAIADQVETIHPVPSDLYTPNIEGSDKEIREMCYRRAESIYGSPIPELVKTRLDKELDSIIGNGFDVIYLISQKLVKKSLEDGYLVGSRGSVGSSFVATMTEITEVNPLPPHYVCPECKQSTFFDDGSVGSGFDLADKLCDSCGVDMIKDGHDIPFETFLGFKGDKVPDIDLNFSGDYQPRAHNYTKELFGEEKVYRAGTIGTVADKTAYGFVKGYQSDHELHLRGAEIDRLVSGCTGVKRTTGQHPGGIIVVPDEYDIHDFSPIQFPADDKTSEWKTTHFDFHSIHDNLLKLDILGHDDPTVIRMLQDLSGIDPQTIPTDDAEVMKIFGGPEVLGVTPEQINCKTGTYGIPEFGTRFVRQMLEDTKPSTFSELVQISGLSHGADVWVGNAQELIQNGTCELKDVIGCRDDIMVYLIYKGIEHSLAFKIMEFVRKGRGLDPEWIEEMKNHGVPEWYIQSCLKIKYMFPKAHATAYVLMAVRIAYFKVHHPILFYAAYFTVRADDFDLPTMINGSTSIRAKLDEIQAKGFDASPKEKSLVTVLELALEMTERGYRFQKVDLYRSEASEFVVDGDQLIPPFNALEGVGTNAAVNIVKARADGEFLSKEDLQQRSKATKTVIEHLDLHGCLDGLPDTNQLSLF; encoded by the coding sequence ATGATAAAAGAACGAAGAAGTGAGGCGAGAAACGTGCAGACCGACCGTCACATCCAGCAGGAACGTTTTGAGTTGCTACTTGAGCAGATTGGCATGCCGGAGGAAGAAACCAACCGTTATTTTACCGAAGGCCGCCTCGAAAAGCTTGTTATTCATAAAGAACAAAAGCAGTGGCATTTCCACCTGACGCTTGCAGCGCCGCTGCCATTTACGGTATACGCGATGCTGAAGGAAAAACTGCAGTCCGCATTTGAAAGCATTGCTGACATTGATTTTACGCTTCATTACGAAGAAGGCACGACCGTGCCGGTGGACGCGGTCCCGGACTACTGGCCGCTGATTATGCAGAAGCTTGAAAGCTATGATTCCCACCTGCGCATGAGGCTGAACGGGGGAGCGCCGTTTTTGCGGGAGGGCGAGCTGATTTTCCCGTGTAAAAGCGATATTGAAATGAATTCGCTTGGGCCGAAGCTGCAGCAGACAATGGACGATGTTCTGCCGCTGTTCGGGCTGCCGGCCGCCACATTTACGATGGAAGCCAAAACGAGCGATGAAGAAAAGGAACAGTTTGAAGAAAAGAAAAAGCAGGAAGAGCACTCGAAAGTGATTGAAGCGATGATGGAGCGCAAGAAAAAGGAATCCGAAGCCGATTCCAAACGCGCCTCCCAGTCGATTCAGATCGGCTATCCGATCAAGGACGAAGCTGTACCGCTGAAGGATATCCGCGAGGAAGAGCGCCGCATTACGGTGGAGGGCTACATTTTCGAAGCGGAAACGAAGGAGCTCCGCAGCGGCCGGACGCTGTTAACGTTTAAAATTACCGACTACACCGATTCGATTATGATCAAAATGTTCTCCAAGGATAAAGAACAGGTGCCGCTGCTTGAAGCCGTGAAGAAAGGCATCTGGGTAAAGGCCCGTGGCGGTGTCCAGGATGATACGTTCGTCCGGGATCTGGTCATGATCGCAAATGACGTCATCCAGGTGCAGGGAGCGTCCAAAACCGATGATGCCGAAGAGAAGCGCGTCGAGCTGCATGCGCACACGAATATGAGTCAGATGGACGCGACCGTATCTGCTGGGGAATACGTGGCCCGGGCAGCCGAATGGGGCCACCCGGCGGTTACCATCACGGACCACGGCGTTGTCCAGTCGTTTCCGGAGGCTTACAATGCCGGCAAAAAGCACGACATTAAAGTGCTGTACGGCATGGAGGCGAACCTCGTCGATGACGGCGTCCCGATCGCCTACAACGAAGCGGACGTGGATCTTGAAACAGGAACCTACGTCGTTTTTGACGTGGAGACAACCGGTCTGTCGGTCGTGTACGACTCCATCATCGAGCTCGCAGCGGTAAAGGTAAAAGACGGCGAAATTATTGACCGGTTTGAACGCTTTTCAAACCCGCATGAAAAACTGACCGACACCATTATTAACCTGACAGGCATCACGGATGACATGCTCGTCGATGCGCCGGAAATTGAGCCGGTGCTCGAAGACTTTTACGCCTTTTCCAAGGACTCGGTGCTTGTCGCCCACAACGCAAGCTTTGACATGGGCTTTCTCCGGGAGGGCTACAAAAAAATCGGTAAAACGGCAGATATGCCGGTAATTGATACACTCGAATTCGGCCGCTTTTTGTATCCCAATTTAAAAAACCACCGGCTGAATACGCTCTGTAAAACGTTTGATATTGAACTCGTGAGCCATCACCGGGCGATTTACGATGCCGAAGCGACCGGGTATCTGCTGTGGAAAATGATGAAGGATGCGCTCGCCCAGGACATCACCAACCATAAACAGCTCAATGACAACATGGGCCAGTCCGGCTTTCACCGCCTGCGCCCGTCGCACTGCACGCTGATCGCCCAGACGCAGGAAGGACTGAAAAACCTGTACCACCTCGTCACGCTTTCTCATCTGGAATATTTTTTCCGGACACCGAGAATTCCACGTTCGAAGCTGCAGAAATACCGAGAAGGTATACTCGTCGGCTCAGCGTGTGACAAAGGCGAAGTGTTTGAAACGATGATGCAGAAATCAGAGGACGAAGCGAAAAAAGCCGCTGAATTTTACGACTACCTCGAGGTGCAGCCGCCGGAAAACTATGCGCACCTGGTGGAAAAAGAGCTTCTGAAAAGCTACGACGACGTCAAGGACGTGATTCAGAAAATCATCCGTACCGGGGACGAACTGAACCTGCCGGTCGTTGCTACCGGTAACGCCCACTATATGGATGAGCACGACTACAGCTACCGGCAGATCCTGATTGCGTCGCAGGGCGGGGCGAACCCGCTGAACAACCAGACGCTTCCGCAGGTGCACTTTCGCACCACCGGGGAAATGCTTTCCTGCTTTGATTTTCTGGACGACCGCACTGCAGAAAAGATTGTGGTGGAAAACACCCAGGCGATCGCAGATCAGGTGGAAACGATTCATCCGGTGCCGAGCGACCTGTATACACCAAACATCGAAGGCTCGGATAAAGAAATACGGGAAATGTGCTACCGCCGGGCGGAGAGCATTTACGGCTCGCCTATACCGGAACTAGTAAAAACCAGGCTTGATAAAGAGCTCGACAGTATCATCGGCAACGGCTTTGACGTCATCTATCTGATTTCGCAGAAGCTCGTAAAAAAATCCCTCGAAGACGGCTATCTTGTCGGCTCCCGGGGCTCGGTCGGCTCTTCGTTTGTTGCCACGATGACAGAAATTACTGAAGTGAACCCGCTGCCGCCGCATTACGTTTGCCCGGAATGCAAGCAGTCGACGTTTTTTGACGACGGCTCGGTCGGCTCCGGCTTCGACCTCGCGGACAAGCTGTGCGACAGCTGCGGCGTGGACATGATTAAAGACGGCCACGATATCCCGTTTGAAACGTTTCTCGGGTTTAAAGGCGATAAAGTACCCGATATTGACCTGAACTTCTCCGGCGACTACCAGCCGCGGGCCCATAATTATACGAAAGAACTGTTCGGCGAGGAAAAAGTGTACCGCGCAGGAACGATCGGTACCGTGGCGGACAAAACAGCGTATGGATTTGTGAAGGGCTATCAGAGCGACCACGAGCTGCATCTGCGCGGAGCGGAGATTGACCGGCTCGTGAGCGGATGCACAGGCGTCAAGCGGACAACCGGTCAGCACCCGGGCGGAATTATCGTTGTTCCGGATGAGTATGACATTCACGACTTCTCTCCGATTCAGTTTCCGGCAGACGACAAAACGTCGGAATGGAAAACGACGCACTTTGACTTTCACTCCATCCACGACAACCTGCTGAAGCTTGATATTCTCGGCCACGATGATCCGACCGTCATACGCATGCTGCAGGATTTAAGCGGTATTGATCCGCAGACGATTCCGACCGATGACGCAGAAGTCATGAAAATCTTTGGCGGACCGGAAGTGCTTGGTGTGACGCCGGAGCAGATTAACTGCAAAACGGGCACGTACGGCATTCCGGAATTTGGCACCCGGTTTGTGCGCCAGATGCTTGAAGATACGAAGCCGTCGACGTTTTCCGAGCTCGTTCAGATTTCCGGGCTCTCCCACGGCGCGGACGTCTGGGTCGGAAACGCCCAGGAGCTGATCCAGAACGGGACCTGTGAACTGAAGGACGTGATCGGCTGCCGGGACGACATTATGGTGTATCTGATCTACAAAGGCATTGAGCATTCGCTCGCCTTTAAAATCATGGAGTTCGTCCGTAAGGGACGCGGGCTCGACCCGGAATGGATTGAGGAAATGAAAAACCACGGCGTGCCGGAGTGGTACATTCAGTCGTGCCTGAAAATTAAATACATGTTCCCGAAAGCGCACGCCACCGCCTACGTGCTGATGGCAGTCCGGATTGCCTACTTTAAAGTGCACCATCCGATCCTGTTTTATGCAGCGTACTTTACGGTCCGGGCGGATGACTTTGACCTGCCGACCATGATTAACGGCAGCACCTCGATCCGCGCGAAGCTGGATGAAATTCAGGCGAAGGGCTTTGACGCCTCTCCGAAGGAAAAAAGCCTTGTGACCGTGCTTGAGCTTGCGCTTGAAATGACCGAGCGCGGCTACCGTTTCCAGAAGGTGGACCTGTACCGTTCGGAGGCGAGCGAATTTGTCGTCGACGGCGACCAGCTGATTCCGCCGTTCAACGCTTTGGAAGGCGTAGGAACGAACGCAGCGGTTAACATTGTAAAGGCTCGCGCCGACGGGGAGTTTTTATCCAAGGAAGACCTGCAGCAGCGGAGCAAGGCAACCAAAACAGTGATCGAGCACCTCGACCTGCACGGATGCCTTGATGGGCTGCCGGATACCAACCAGCTTTCTCTGTTCTAA
- the rnpM gene encoding RNase P modulator RnpM: protein MVKKIPMRKCIITGEEKPKKELVRVVRDPDNTVFVDRSGKKNGRGAYLTDSDDVFLQAKAKDSLSRHLKVKVAAEDYDRLLEERRGASHER, encoded by the coding sequence ATGGTTAAAAAAATTCCCATGAGAAAATGCATTATTACTGGAGAAGAAAAGCCCAAGAAAGAATTGGTGCGAGTCGTTCGGGACCCGGATAACACCGTGTTTGTCGACCGCTCCGGTAAGAAGAACGGCCGGGGTGCGTATTTAACAGACAGTGATGATGTGTTTTTACAGGCGAAAGCCAAGGATTCGCTGAGCCGCCATTTAAAAGTAAAAGTAGCGGCCGAAGACTATGACCGTCTCCTCGAAGAGCGCAGAGGCGCGAGTCATGAACGATAA
- a CDS encoding L7Ae/L30e/S12e/Gadd45 family ribosomal protein — MNDKALSFLGLAARAGELKSGDDTVLKTVQTKKAQLVIVAGDASANTIKKFKDKTSFYSCPFRVAGTKAGLGEAIGKESRTILSVTERGFAKKLTKLIDEEIN, encoded by the coding sequence ATGAACGATAAAGCATTATCCTTTCTCGGCCTTGCCGCGCGGGCAGGAGAGCTGAAAAGCGGCGATGATACCGTTCTTAAAACCGTGCAGACCAAAAAAGCACAGCTGGTCATCGTTGCTGGGGATGCCTCTGCCAATACGATTAAAAAGTTCAAGGATAAAACAAGTTTTTATTCATGTCCTTTTCGGGTTGCCGGCACGAAAGCAGGTCTCGGTGAGGCGATCGGAAAAGAATCAAGAACCATTTTATCCGTCACAGAACGCGGCTTTGCCAAAAAGCTGACAAAAT